In Dermacentor andersoni chromosome 4, qqDerAnde1_hic_scaffold, whole genome shotgun sequence, the following proteins share a genomic window:
- the Noa36 gene encoding zinc finger protein 330 homolog isoform X2, with the protein MRPGLTLVIIRATPSWSVTSVPGKMKCMMKTGDCVVKHSGQFTTGLGMVGAICDYCEAWVCHGRQCLTTHACTCPLQDATCIECERYVWEHGGRIFKCSFCDSFLCEDDQFEHQASCQILEAETLKCVSCNRLGHHSCLRCKSCYCDDHVKRKGFKYERNQPMPCPKCGFETQQTKDLSMSTRHHNYGRQQIRDDDDDDYGTSSGYGGIGYSYYGSGGGAGDVDEDDEEDDDDEDDEDDDDDDSDEESEEEDEKDEKDEKKGDTTESKE; encoded by the exons ATGCGGCCAGGGTTAACCTTGGTGATCATCCGTGCAACGCCGTCATG GAGTGTGACAAGTGTGCCAG GAAAAATGAAATGTATGATGAAGACTGGTGACTGTGTTGTGAAACATTCAGGCCAATTCACAACTGGACTGGGCATGGTT GGTGCCATATGTGACTACTGCGAAGCATGGGTGTGCCATGGGAGGCAGTGCCTGACCACACATGCCTGCACTTGTCCACTCCAAGACGCCACGTGCATAGAATGTGAGCGCTATGTGTGGGAGCATG GAGGCCGCATATTCAAGTGCTCCTTCTGCGACAGCTTCCTTTGTGAGGATGACCAGTTTGAGCATCAAGCCAGTTGCCAAATCTTGGAAGCCGAGACACTCAAGT GTGTCTCCTGCAATCGTCTTGGTCACCATTCTTGTTTACGTTGCAAG TCTTGTTACTGTGATGACCATGTCAAGCGCAAGGGATTCAAGTATGAGCGAAACCAGCCTATGCCTTGCCCAAAATGTGGCTTTGAAACACAACAGACAAAGGATCTCAGCATGTCAA cTCGCCATCATAATTATGGAAGACAGCAGATtcgtgatgacgatgatgacgattatgGTACCAGCAGTGGCTATGGAGGAATTGGCTACAGCTATTATGGTTCAG GTGGTGGAGCAGGTGATGTGGATGAAGATGATGAGGAGGACGATGACGATGAAgacgatgaggatgatgatgatgatgattctgatGAAGAGAGTGAAGAAGAGGATGAAAAAGATGAGAAAGATGAGAAAAAAGGGGACACCACAGAGTCTAAGGAATAA
- the Noa36 gene encoding zinc finger protein 330 homolog isoform X1, with protein sequence MPKKKTGQRKKAEKQKLRQKAIRGNAARVNLGDHPCNAVMECDKCARKQKNRAFCYFCSAVQRLPVCAKCGKMKCMMKTGDCVVKHSGQFTTGLGMVGAICDYCEAWVCHGRQCLTTHACTCPLQDATCIECERYVWEHGGRIFKCSFCDSFLCEDDQFEHQASCQILEAETLKCVSCNRLGHHSCLRCKSCYCDDHVKRKGFKYERNQPMPCPKCGFETQQTKDLSMSTRHHNYGRQQIRDDDDDDYGTSSGYGGIGYSYYGSGGGAGDVDEDDEEDDDDEDDEDDDDDDSDEESEEEDEKDEKDEKKGDTTESKE encoded by the exons ATGCCGAAGAAGAAAACTGGTCAAAGGAAAAAGGCAGAGAAGCAGAAGCTTCGTCAGAAAGCCATTCGCGGTAATGCGGCCAGGGTTAACCTTGGTGATCATCCGTGCAACGCCGTCATG GAGTGTGACAAGTGTGCCAG AAAGCAAAAGAACCGGGCCTTCTGCTACTTTTGCTCCGCCGTTCAACGACTGCCAGTATGCGCAAAGTGCG GAAAAATGAAATGTATGATGAAGACTGGTGACTGTGTTGTGAAACATTCAGGCCAATTCACAACTGGACTGGGCATGGTT GGTGCCATATGTGACTACTGCGAAGCATGGGTGTGCCATGGGAGGCAGTGCCTGACCACACATGCCTGCACTTGTCCACTCCAAGACGCCACGTGCATAGAATGTGAGCGCTATGTGTGGGAGCATG GAGGCCGCATATTCAAGTGCTCCTTCTGCGACAGCTTCCTTTGTGAGGATGACCAGTTTGAGCATCAAGCCAGTTGCCAAATCTTGGAAGCCGAGACACTCAAGT GTGTCTCCTGCAATCGTCTTGGTCACCATTCTTGTTTACGTTGCAAG TCTTGTTACTGTGATGACCATGTCAAGCGCAAGGGATTCAAGTATGAGCGAAACCAGCCTATGCCTTGCCCAAAATGTGGCTTTGAAACACAACAGACAAAGGATCTCAGCATGTCAA cTCGCCATCATAATTATGGAAGACAGCAGATtcgtgatgacgatgatgacgattatgGTACCAGCAGTGGCTATGGAGGAATTGGCTACAGCTATTATGGTTCAG GTGGTGGAGCAGGTGATGTGGATGAAGATGATGAGGAGGACGATGACGATGAAgacgatgaggatgatgatgatgatgattctgatGAAGAGAGTGAAGAAGAGGATGAAAAAGATGAGAAAGATGAGAAAAAAGGGGACACCACAGAGTCTAAGGAATAA